One segment of Enterobacter ludwigii DNA contains the following:
- the trmD gene encoding tRNA (guanosine(37)-N1)-methyltransferase TrmD — translation MWIGIISLFPEMFRAITDYGVTGRAVKNGLLNIQSWSPRDFTHDRHRTVDDRPYGGGPGMLMMVQPLRDAIHTAKAAAGEGAKVIYLSPQGRKLDQAGVSELATNQKLILVCGRYEGIDERVIQTEIDEEWSIGDYVLSGGELPAMTLIDSVARFIPGVLGHEASATEDSFADGLLDCPHYTRPEVLEGMEVPAVLLSGNHAEIRRWRLKQSLGRTWLRRPELLENLALTEEQAKLLAEFKKEHAQQQHEHDGNA, via the coding sequence ATGTGGATTGGCATAATTAGCCTGTTTCCTGAAATGTTCCGCGCGATTACCGATTACGGGGTAACTGGCCGGGCAGTAAAGAATGGCCTGCTGAACATCCAGAGCTGGAGTCCTCGTGACTTTACGCATGACCGGCACCGTACCGTGGACGATCGTCCTTACGGCGGCGGACCGGGGATGTTAATGATGGTGCAACCCTTACGGGACGCCATTCACACAGCAAAAGCCGCGGCAGGTGAAGGCGCGAAGGTGATTTATCTGTCACCTCAGGGACGCAAGCTTGATCAAGCGGGCGTCAGCGAACTGGCGACGAATCAAAAATTGATTCTGGTCTGTGGTCGCTACGAAGGGATAGATGAGCGCGTAATTCAAACCGAGATTGACGAAGAATGGTCTATCGGCGATTACGTACTCAGCGGTGGTGAGTTACCAGCGATGACGCTGATTGACTCCGTTGCCCGGTTCATTCCGGGTGTACTGGGCCATGAAGCTTCGGCAACGGAAGATTCCTTTGCTGATGGGTTGCTGGACTGTCCACACTATACTCGTCCTGAAGTGTTAGAAGGGATGGAAGTACCGGCGGTGTTACTGTCAGGAAACCATGCTGAGATACGTCGCTGGCGTTTGAAGCAGTCGCTGGGCCGAACCTGGCTTAGAAGACCTGAACTTCTGGAAAACCTGGCTCTGACTGAAGAGCAAGCAAAGTTGCTGGCCGAGTTCAAAAAAGAACACGCGCAACAGCAGCATGAACATGATGGGAATGCGTAA
- the rplS gene encoding 50S ribosomal protein L19: MSNIIKQLEQEQMKQDVPSFRPGDTVEVKVWVVEGSKKRLQAFEGVVIAIRNRGLHSAFTVRKISNGEGVERVFQTHSPVVDSIAVKRRGAVRKAKLYYLRERTGKSARIKERLN, from the coding sequence ATGAGCAACATTATTAAGCAACTTGAACAAGAGCAGATGAAGCAGGACGTACCTTCCTTCCGTCCAGGTGACACCGTGGAAGTGAAAGTATGGGTTGTTGAAGGTTCCAAAAAACGTCTGCAGGCATTCGAGGGCGTGGTTATCGCTATTCGTAACCGCGGTCTGCACTCTGCATTCACTGTTCGTAAAATTTCCAACGGCGAAGGCGTTGAGCGTGTCTTCCAGACTCACTCTCCGGTAGTTGACAGCATTGCTGTTAAACGTCGTGGTGCTGTACGTAAAGCTAAACTGTACTACCTGCGTGAGCGTACTGGTAAGTCTGCTCGTATTAAAGAGCGTCTGAACTAA
- a CDS encoding DUF2946 domain-containing protein, with the protein MDNVLHRHNWKRAAALTALFAILLIVVAPLISISLQKDPMSAMPGMHHDMSMMSMDEHHGDMSHSMPVDHAEACGYCVLLAHVPGMMLALIVLLSVVLQRSRVTPPQPPVSHWHFFPWLFPDTRAPPRQSAFSL; encoded by the coding sequence GTGGATAACGTACTGCATCGGCATAACTGGAAACGCGCAGCGGCTTTGACCGCGCTGTTTGCGATCCTGCTGATCGTGGTTGCGCCGCTTATCTCCATCTCGCTGCAAAAAGATCCCATGAGCGCCATGCCGGGAATGCATCATGACATGAGCATGATGTCGATGGATGAGCACCATGGCGATATGTCGCACTCGATGCCCGTCGACCATGCGGAAGCGTGTGGCTACTGTGTACTGTTAGCGCATGTGCCGGGCATGATGCTGGCGCTGATTGTACTGCTCAGTGTGGTACTGCAAAGGAGTCGCGTTACACCGCCGCAACCGCCGGTCAGCCACTGGCACTTTTTCCCCTGGCTCTTTCCTGATACCCGCGCGCCGCCGCGGCAGTCTGCTTTTTCCCTTTAA
- a CDS encoding PepSY-associated TM helix domain-containing protein has translation MTTCTPRAAWGNLLRRLHFYVGLFVGPFIFFAALTGTLYVATPQLENTLYRHALHTDSVGEARPLAEQIAVAENAVGSDLRLHAVRPGLVDGDTTRVMFADPALGPSENRAIFVDPVSLEVRGDMTVYGTSGILPLRQTIDYLHTSLMLGDVGRLYSELAASWMWVAALGGIALWFYTRPKRRMNNRFQNRRRVHVALGWVLLGGMLLFSATGLTWSQWAGGNVDTLRARMNWLTPQVNTTLSGVPAIMDEHAEHRGHHSGMMMPGMVMDPTLFDDVLHAARTAGIDASKLEIRPAKTAEQAWTVTEIDRSWPTQVDAVSVDPHSLHILDRTRFEDFPLMAKLTRWGVDFHMGILFGLANQLLLIAFGIALCVLIVWGYRMWWMRRPAQSVVNPVQTLCQSWLALSGWGRAVTAIVSVLLGLAMPVMGVSLALFVLVDWLRWRAATGVSLAESSVK, from the coding sequence ATGACTACCTGCACTCCGCGCGCGGCATGGGGAAACCTGCTGCGTCGACTCCATTTCTATGTCGGGCTGTTTGTTGGCCCGTTTATCTTCTTCGCCGCGCTGACCGGTACGCTGTATGTGGCGACGCCGCAGCTGGAAAACACGCTCTACCGGCACGCGTTGCACACGGATTCGGTGGGAGAGGCACGGCCTCTGGCCGAGCAGATTGCCGTGGCGGAAAACGCCGTGGGTTCAGATCTGCGCCTGCATGCCGTTCGTCCGGGGCTGGTTGACGGTGATACTACCCGCGTGATGTTCGCTGACCCTGCGCTTGGCCCGTCGGAGAACCGCGCTATCTTTGTGGATCCCGTGAGCCTTGAGGTGCGGGGCGATATGACGGTGTACGGCACGAGTGGCATTCTGCCGTTGCGCCAGACCATCGATTATCTGCACACCTCGTTGATGCTTGGCGATGTCGGGCGTCTCTATAGCGAGCTGGCCGCCTCCTGGATGTGGGTTGCCGCGCTGGGTGGAATCGCCCTGTGGTTTTACACCCGACCAAAACGTCGGATGAACAACCGTTTCCAGAACCGCCGTCGTGTGCATGTGGCACTGGGCTGGGTGTTGCTGGGGGGAATGTTATTGTTTTCAGCGACAGGCCTGACGTGGTCTCAGTGGGCGGGCGGTAACGTGGATACACTGCGTGCCCGGATGAACTGGCTTACGCCGCAGGTCAATACTACGCTCTCCGGTGTGCCTGCCATCATGGACGAGCACGCTGAGCACCGGGGGCATCATAGCGGGATGATGATGCCCGGGATGGTGATGGATCCGACGCTTTTTGATGACGTCCTGCATGCCGCCCGTACGGCGGGTATAGATGCCAGCAAGCTCGAAATCCGCCCGGCGAAAACGGCTGAACAGGCCTGGACCGTGACGGAAATCGATCGCAGCTGGCCGACTCAGGTCGATGCGGTGTCGGTCGATCCGCACTCCCTGCACATTCTGGACAGAACCCGGTTTGAAGATTTCCCCTTAATGGCAAAACTGACCCGCTGGGGTGTGGATTTCCACATGGGGATTTTGTTTGGGCTGGCCAATCAGCTGTTGCTGATCGCGTTCGGTATTGCCCTGTGCGTGCTGATCGTCTGGGGATACCGGATGTGGTGGATGCGTCGTCCGGCGCAATCGGTCGTGAACCCGGTTCAGACGCTCTGTCAGAGCTGGCTGGCGCTATCGGGATGGGGAAGAGCCGTCACGGCGATAGTGAGTGTCCTGCTGGGGCTGGCGATGCCGGTGATGGGTGTGAGTCTGGCCCTGTTTGTGCTGGTCGACTGGCTGCGCTGGCGAGCGGCAACAGGCGTGTCGCTCGCAGAATCATCGGTTAAATAA
- a CDS encoding OmpA family protein encodes MLKRYFAPLLLASVVLAGCQSPPQGKFTPEQIAAMKSYGFNELNGDWSLGLSDTILFDKNDARLRAESETQIKTMASRLAATGLNHARMDGHTDNYGEERYNEALSLKRANAVADAWAKGANIPRSNLTTQGLGKKYPVASNSTAKGRAENRRVAVVISTP; translated from the coding sequence ATGTTAAAGCGATACTTCGCGCCGTTGTTATTAGCCTCAGTCGTGCTGGCAGGTTGCCAGTCACCGCCGCAAGGCAAGTTCACTCCTGAGCAGATTGCGGCGATGAAGTCTTACGGTTTTAACGAACTGAACGGCGACTGGTCTCTTGGCCTGTCAGATACCATCCTGTTTGATAAAAATGACGCCAGGCTGCGTGCGGAAAGTGAAACGCAGATCAAGACCATGGCCTCTCGCCTCGCGGCAACCGGCCTGAACCACGCGCGTATGGACGGTCACACGGACAACTACGGCGAAGAGCGCTACAACGAAGCGCTGTCATTGAAACGTGCAAATGCGGTCGCCGACGCCTGGGCGAAGGGAGCCAATATCCCGCGCAGCAACCTCACCACGCAGGGGTTAGGCAAAAAATACCCTGTTGCGAGCAACAGTACTGCAAAAGGGCGCGCTGAAAACCGCCGGGTTGCGGTGGTTATCAGCACGCCATAA
- the dgcN gene encoding diguanylate cyclase DgcN, whose protein sequence is MDKDFTSAPRPTFKRTLRRISMISVIITMTLIWLLLCFASVVTLKQYAQKNLELTGATMSHSLEASLVFNDSVAANETLAALGKQGQFAVAEVLNVHKKRFAYWSWNPADNNDTLGALVSRWLFPEPISQPVFHNGSTIGEIRLTARDSLISHFIWMSFAVLTGCILFATVVALTITQSLHHGMVTALQNITDVVHDVRTNRNFSRRVKDGRIEEFHQFGEDFNSLLDEMEEWQLKLQAKNAQLLRTAMHDPLTGLANRAAFRNSIAALMNDPSAKTNSALLFLDGDNFKFINDTWGHAAGDCVLIEVARRMVEFGDKRHQSYRLGGDEFAMVLYGVHSEPEVQHLCAALSQQFIRPFELHNGQKASMSLSIGFALAWENGSVEALLEKADRNMYQVKNQRTKTIN, encoded by the coding sequence ATGGATAAAGATTTCACTTCAGCGCCACGTCCGACGTTTAAAAGAACACTCAGACGAATCAGCATGATAAGCGTCATCATCACGATGACATTAATATGGCTGCTCCTCTGTTTTGCCTCCGTCGTGACATTAAAGCAATACGCACAAAAGAATCTCGAATTAACCGGCGCCACCATGAGCCACAGCCTTGAAGCCTCCCTGGTGTTCAACGATTCAGTGGCAGCCAATGAAACGCTTGCCGCCCTTGGCAAACAGGGCCAGTTTGCCGTGGCTGAAGTCCTCAACGTGCACAAAAAACGCTTTGCGTACTGGTCGTGGAACCCGGCGGATAACAACGACACTCTGGGCGCACTGGTCAGCCGCTGGCTTTTCCCCGAGCCGATTTCCCAGCCCGTATTCCATAACGGCTCAACGATTGGCGAAATACGCCTTACCGCGCGTGACAGCCTGATAAGCCACTTCATCTGGATGTCGTTTGCCGTTCTCACCGGCTGTATTCTGTTTGCGACGGTGGTCGCACTGACCATTACGCAATCCTTGCATCACGGCATGGTTACAGCGCTGCAAAACATTACTGACGTCGTTCATGACGTACGCACTAACCGTAACTTCTCCCGACGGGTGAAAGACGGGCGCATTGAAGAATTTCACCAGTTTGGCGAGGACTTCAACAGCCTTCTGGATGAAATGGAGGAGTGGCAGCTTAAACTGCAGGCGAAAAACGCCCAGCTATTACGCACCGCCATGCACGACCCGCTGACGGGTCTTGCCAACCGTGCGGCGTTTCGTAACAGCATCGCGGCATTAATGAATGACCCCTCAGCAAAAACAAACTCGGCCCTGCTCTTCCTCGACGGTGATAATTTTAAGTTTATTAATGACACCTGGGGACACGCGGCAGGAGACTGTGTGCTGATTGAAGTCGCCAGAAGAATGGTCGAGTTCGGTGATAAGCGCCATCAGTCATACCGCCTTGGCGGCGACGAGTTTGCCATGGTGCTGTACGGCGTCCATTCAGAGCCTGAGGTTCAACATCTTTGTGCTGCCTTATCGCAGCAGTTTATCCGCCCGTTCGAATTGCATAACGGGCAAAAAGCATCAATGTCACTCAGTATTGGCTTTGCTCTGGCGTGGGAAAATGGTTCTGTGGAAGCATTACTGGAGAAAGCCGACCGCAATATGTACCAGGTTAAAAACCAGCGTACAAAAACGATAAATTAG